The sequence CCGAGAGAGCGCACCAGCTCCAGATTGGCGCTGCTGCACACGCCGGTGACCTCGGCCCCCAGGTGGCAGGCGAGCTGGACGGCGGCGCTGCCGACGCTCCCGGAAGCGCCATGGATCAACAGCCGCTCGCCGGGTTTCAGGCGAGCCCGGCGCAGAAAATCCAGAGCCGTCGTGCCGCCGAAGGAGAGGGCGGCGGCCTCCTCAAAGCTCAGACCGCTGGGCTTGCGCGCCACGCCGCCGTCCTCCGGCAGGCAGCGGTAGGCCGCGTGGCATCCGAGGGCGAGATCACTGAAGGCGAACACCGCATCACCCACCTGGAAGCGCGTCACGTCCTCACCGATCGCCTCCACCACCCCCGCCAGCTCCGATCCCAGGATCGGTTGCCGGGGCCGCCTCAGCCCTGCCACCAGGCGGATGATCAAGCCGAAACCGGCCGGCACCTCCAGGCTGCGCAGGCGCCAGTCCCCGGAGCTGACCGTGGTGGCATGGCTCTTGATCAGCACCTCGTTGGCCTGGGGAACGGGCTGATCGATCTCCTCCAAGCGGAGGACATCGGC is a genomic window of Cyanobium sp. NS01 containing:
- a CDS encoding NAD(P)-dependent alcohol dehydrogenase, with translation MKAFLYHHYGSADVLRLEEIDQPVPQANEVLIKSHATTVSSGDWRLRSLEVPAGFGLIIRLVAGLRRPRQPILGSELAGVVEAIGEDVTRFQVGDAVFAFSDLALGCHAAYRCLPEDGGVARKPSGLSFEEAAALSFGGTTALDFLRRARLKPGERLLIHGASGSVGSAAVQLACHLGAEVTGVCSSANLELVRSLGAHQVIDYNCDDFARNGQTYDVILDAVGTASFSRCQASLRPGGRLLLLVASLPALLLSGWQTLTTDKHVIAGPASVKPGDLEQLAELAEAGAFRPVVGRCYPFEQLPEAHRYVDSGHKRGNVVISLAT